Proteins encoded together in one Terriglobia bacterium window:
- a CDS encoding VWA domain-containing protein, giving the protein MTVWLSLSAYLCAQDVNVHIEPRPTTDPATKQTLKTPETESSVKISRLPTIKSDVDLVLVTVTVTDDWNRIVTGLDKENFGVLEGPEPQQVKYFSSEDAPISLGVIFDMSGSMSDKIEKAREAVIEFFKTANPLDEFFMVTFNDRPELRADFTKSIEDVQGKLVYTLPKGRTALLDAIYMGVNKMKDAHNAKKALLIISDGGDNHSRYTSNEIKSMVKEADVQIYAIGIFSLAPNQPEEISGPALLTDVTSVTGGRLFTISNPNELSDVATKIGIELRNQYVLGYRPSNKAKDGRWRKIRVKLNPPKGLPHLNVYSKTGYYAPAQ; this is encoded by the coding sequence ATGACTGTTTGGCTCAGTCTGAGCGCGTACCTCTGCGCGCAGGACGTAAACGTCCACATTGAGCCCCGTCCCACCACTGATCCAGCCACCAAGCAAACACTGAAAACACCTGAGACTGAAAGCTCGGTTAAAATCAGCCGCCTGCCGACCATCAAATCGGACGTGGACCTGGTGCTGGTGACGGTCACCGTCACTGACGATTGGAACCGCATTGTCACCGGGCTGGACAAGGAAAACTTCGGCGTGCTGGAAGGCCCTGAGCCGCAACAGGTGAAGTATTTCTCCAGCGAAGACGCTCCCATATCCCTGGGCGTGATTTTTGACATGAGCGGCAGCATGTCTGACAAGATTGAAAAGGCCCGCGAGGCGGTGATCGAATTCTTCAAGACCGCCAACCCGCTGGATGAATTCTTTATGGTCACCTTCAATGACCGCCCTGAACTGCGCGCGGACTTTACCAAATCCATTGAGGACGTGCAGGGCAAGCTGGTGTACACGCTGCCCAAAGGCCGGACGGCGCTGCTGGACGCCATTTACATGGGCGTGAACAAGATGAAGGACGCGCACAACGCCAAGAAGGCCTTGCTCATCATCTCGGACGGCGGCGACAACCACAGCCGCTACACCAGCAACGAGATCAAGTCCATGGTGAAGGAAGCCGACGTGCAGATCTACGCGATCGGCATTTTCAGCCTGGCCCCGAACCAGCCGGAAGAGATTTCCGGCCCGGCCCTGCTGACTGACGTCACATCGGTCACCGGTGGAAGGTTGTTTACCATCAGCAATCCGAACGAACTCTCTGACGTGGCCACCAAGATCGGCATCGAGCTGCGCAATCAATACGTGCTGGGATATCGTCCCTCCAACAAGGCCAAGGACGGCCGGTGGCGCAAGATCCGGGTGAAACTCAACCCGCCCAAGGGGCTTCCCCATCTGAATGTGTACTCAAAGACGGGATACTATGCCCCGGCCCAATAA
- a CDS encoding VWA domain-containing protein codes for MPRPNKKTSGELLISWVLMAALMAGQNPASVQPASQSPAQNVPQQVQATPVPPDIDPADPALPLWARSKAPAGTNPSIPPVATASPAPGPLPETGEVKRSGGGFVIGVRVDEVTLQATVIDHNKRLVTDLKQSDFAVSEDGAPQRITHFKHEDIPVSMGILVDNSGSMRDKRSAVTKAVVNLVQASNAEDEVFIVNFDDEPYLDQDFTNQIPLMREALERSNTRGGTALFDAVIAAADHLKAGRREKKVLLIVTDGEDNESRETLEQCIRAVQFDNGPTIYAIGILGEYGKQRKAKRDLEALSAQTGGLAFFPKTIEEVDEISQEVARDIRNQYTITYKPSNPRVNGGFRFVNVEARAEGHRGLAVRTRRGYFAGEQKTAATPVKAPAARK; via the coding sequence ATGCCCCGGCCCAATAAGAAGACGTCAGGAGAGCTGTTAATTTCGTGGGTGCTCATGGCGGCGCTGATGGCCGGGCAGAATCCTGCTTCGGTCCAGCCCGCGTCACAATCCCCAGCGCAGAACGTCCCGCAACAGGTTCAGGCCACTCCGGTCCCGCCGGATATTGACCCGGCAGATCCAGCTTTGCCGCTTTGGGCCCGGAGCAAAGCTCCCGCTGGGACCAACCCCAGCATTCCTCCAGTGGCTACGGCGTCACCCGCGCCAGGGCCTTTGCCCGAGACCGGCGAAGTCAAACGTAGCGGCGGCGGGTTTGTCATTGGCGTCCGCGTGGACGAGGTCACCCTGCAAGCCACGGTGATTGACCACAACAAACGCCTGGTCACCGACCTGAAGCAATCCGATTTTGCCGTTTCTGAAGACGGCGCGCCGCAGCGCATCACCCATTTCAAGCATGAAGATATTCCGGTTTCCATGGGGATCCTGGTGGACAACTCCGGCTCCATGCGCGATAAACGGAGCGCGGTGACCAAAGCCGTGGTGAATCTGGTGCAAGCCAGCAACGCCGAGGATGAAGTCTTCATCGTCAATTTCGACGACGAGCCTTATCTCGACCAGGATTTCACCAATCAGATCCCGCTCATGCGCGAGGCCCTGGAGCGCTCCAACACCCGCGGCGGCACCGCATTGTTTGACGCCGTGATCGCCGCAGCCGACCACCTCAAGGCCGGGCGGCGGGAAAAAAAGGTCTTGCTGATCGTGACCGACGGCGAAGACAACGAGAGCCGGGAAACCCTGGAACAGTGCATTCGCGCCGTCCAGTTTGATAACGGCCCCACCATCTACGCGATTGGCATTCTGGGTGAGTATGGTAAGCAGAGGAAAGCCAAACGCGACCTGGAAGCGTTGTCCGCCCAAACCGGCGGGCTCGCGTTTTTTCCCAAGACCATTGAAGAAGTGGACGAGATCAGCCAGGAAGTGGCGCGCGACATCCGCAACCAATACACCATCACCTACAAGCCGAGCAACCCGCGCGTCAACGGCGGCTTTCGCTTCGTGAATGTTGAAGCCCGTGCGGAGGGCCATCGCGGCCTTGCCGTCCGGACGCGGCGCGGATATTTTGCCGGCGAACAGAAAACCGCCGCAACTCCGGTCAAAGCTCCAGCGGCCAGGAAGTAA
- a CDS encoding DinB family protein, which produces MKRSLKWSSLALVAVTTLLAAAGMSVHSQAQTQNQAPGPALSRSDEMLDRWNDIGNKLVAMAKDFPEDKYDFKVQKDQRTFAQNLLHAAALDFVLIRRISGSNVGPDFGKGDNPSRDVFKTKADVVKFMQEAVADGARVIQQQGDAGLDKTSKFFGNRMANNSSIWTFAIEHSGEHYGQLVVYYRANNLVPPDSRR; this is translated from the coding sequence ATGAAACGGTCTTTGAAATGGTCTTCGCTTGCGCTGGTTGCGGTCACCACTCTGCTTGCTGCCGCCGGAATGAGTGTTCACAGTCAGGCCCAAACCCAGAATCAAGCTCCGGGTCCGGCGCTCTCCCGGTCCGACGAGATGTTGGACAGGTGGAACGACATTGGGAACAAACTTGTCGCCATGGCGAAGGATTTTCCCGAAGACAAATACGACTTCAAGGTGCAGAAGGACCAGCGCACCTTCGCCCAGAATCTTCTCCACGCCGCCGCACTGGATTTCGTTCTGATACGCAGGATTTCCGGATCCAACGTCGGGCCTGACTTCGGCAAGGGCGACAATCCTTCGCGCGACGTTTTCAAGACCAAGGCCGACGTAGTGAAGTTCATGCAGGAGGCCGTCGCGGACGGAGCGAGAGTCATTCAACAGCAGGGCGACGCGGGGTTGGACAAGACATCAAAATTCTTTGGGAACCGGATGGCCAACAACTCCTCCATCTGGACGTTTGCCATCGAGCACAGCGGCGAGCACTATGGCCAGCTTGTGGTCTACTATCGTGCGAACAACCTGGTGCCACCGGACTCGCGCCGCTAA
- the phnD gene encoding phosphate/phosphite/phosphonate ABC transporter substrate-binding protein: MRRNAVFLFLTLAFAVLAATAGDKPLAVGMIPDAGATQISIQEKEPLKNYLAKHLGQPVNLIIPTNYNATVEALGNGSLDFAYLGGLTYVKAHKTYGVVPLVQRTSDLEFHSLFITGANSSIRSLADLKGKNFVFGDINSTSGHLMPYLELKQAGIDVEKDFKYRYSGSHPATAKAVESGAADAGALDESVYNAMVAEGKLDKAKVRVFYTSKPFLDYVWVARKDVGKAEQEKFAKAFTDLQEGKDDQILGIVRGKKFVRASDDRYEILRKVAEELKMF; encoded by the coding sequence ATGAGAAGAAATGCAGTGTTTTTGTTCCTTACGCTCGCCTTTGCGGTGCTTGCCGCGACCGCCGGCGACAAGCCGCTTGCCGTGGGCATGATTCCCGATGCCGGCGCCACGCAGATTTCCATCCAGGAAAAAGAACCTCTCAAAAACTACCTGGCCAAGCACCTGGGCCAGCCGGTCAACCTGATCATTCCCACCAACTACAACGCCACCGTGGAAGCCCTGGGGAACGGTTCCCTGGACTTTGCATACCTTGGCGGCCTGACGTACGTGAAGGCCCACAAGACCTATGGCGTGGTTCCCCTGGTGCAGCGCACCAGTGATCTGGAATTTCACTCGCTGTTTATCACCGGAGCAAACTCGTCCATCAGGTCGTTGGCGGACCTGAAGGGCAAGAACTTCGTTTTCGGCGACATCAATTCCACCAGCGGCCACCTGATGCCGTATCTGGAGTTGAAGCAGGCCGGCATTGACGTGGAAAAGGACTTCAAATACCGCTACAGCGGCAGCCATCCCGCAACCGCCAAGGCCGTGGAGTCCGGGGCCGCGGACGCTGGCGCGCTTGACGAAAGCGTTTACAATGCCATGGTCGCCGAAGGCAAGCTCGACAAGGCCAAGGTCCGCGTGTTCTACACGTCCAAGCCGTTTCTCGACTACGTTTGGGTGGCGCGCAAGGACGTTGGCAAAGCCGAGCAGGAAAAATTTGCCAAGGCGTTTACCGATCTGCAGGAAGGCAAGGACGATCAGATTCTGGGCATCGTGCGGGGCAAGAAGTTTGTTCGCGCCAGCGATGACCGGTATGAAATCCTCAGGAAAGTGGCCGAAGAGTTGAAAATGTTTTGA
- a CDS encoding ATP-binding cassette domain-containing protein, whose translation MTVLNIQDLVVVRSKHAPPVLNGISLSLGRGEKVAILGPSGAGKTTLFRAINGFVPIQSGSITVDGISVKGLHGRRLRELRRHIAVVSQRHDLVDRLRVHQNVMAGALGRWSAWHALRFLFWPKAAELAEAEAALRRVGIAHKLRERTSDISGGEHQRVAVARALVQQPSLLLADEPIASLDPDLSDQILALICSLASEAGFALLCSLHQPEYAYKYFDRVIKIQQGVADFAESRPDGNADRSLRVAD comes from the coding sequence GTGACGGTACTCAACATCCAGGACCTGGTCGTGGTGCGCTCCAAGCACGCGCCGCCGGTCTTAAATGGCATCTCGCTCTCGCTCGGTCGCGGCGAGAAGGTGGCCATCCTTGGCCCCAGTGGCGCGGGTAAGACCACTCTCTTCCGCGCGATCAACGGTTTTGTTCCCATCCAATCCGGAAGCATCACGGTAGACGGAATTTCCGTGAAAGGACTTCACGGCAGGCGCTTGCGTGAACTGCGGCGCCATATCGCCGTGGTGTCGCAGAGGCATGACCTGGTGGACCGCCTGCGTGTCCACCAGAACGTGATGGCTGGGGCCTTGGGACGGTGGTCGGCTTGGCACGCGTTGCGGTTCCTGTTCTGGCCCAAAGCTGCAGAGCTGGCGGAAGCCGAGGCAGCTCTTCGCCGGGTGGGCATCGCGCACAAGCTGCGCGAACGTACATCCGACATTTCGGGCGGCGAGCATCAGCGCGTGGCGGTGGCGCGCGCGCTGGTGCAGCAGCCGTCACTCCTGCTGGCGGATGAACCTATCGCGTCACTCGATCCCGACCTGAGTGACCAGATTCTTGCTTTAATCTGCAGCCTGGCCAGCGAAGCCGGCTTTGCTTTGCTGTGTTCGCTGCACCAACCGGAATACGCTTACAAATATTTTGACCGGGTCATCAAGATCCAGCAGGGCGTTGCTGATTTTGCCGAGTCGCGCCCGGATGGGAACGCGGACCGGAGTCTGCGGGTGGCGGACTGA
- the phnE gene encoding phosphonate ABC transporter, permease protein PhnE: MHILENFFAQLRLFFPPDLTPSFLWAERVPLLQTVEIAAGAMVFSLSIGLLLALIIGARLPGSRVLYAALVTLRCIPDLTMAILFVVLVGIGPGAGMLAIAVYYGAAMGKVCGDLFVSADPGPVESLSSTGAGAFTVAFYGQLPLRLKDLLTYGAYDFECAMRASVIVGAVGAGGIGTELVGTINNIDYRHATTLILMLVALIAVFDLGAFAVRKYPQLLLLFLAGGLYSAWDCRPQMFAWSHTLDVLRRMWPPKLSIDQVHALPQLIGETLAIAFGGTALAVLFAIPLGAAAARNLAPAWMHFPVRRLLEGLRAIPEVIWGLLLVTTAGIGPKAGVFALALHSAGVFGKLYAESIENVQWEPVMALAATGGPRVAIAGFGLMPLAFPPMAIHTLFRFEWNIRAATIVGMIGAGGIGGALFNAQQQFFYDQMLAYLLITWVLVMLADWANGQVRKRWKVTEGQI; the protein is encoded by the coding sequence ATGCACATCTTGGAGAACTTCTTCGCGCAACTGCGGCTGTTTTTTCCGCCCGACCTCACGCCGTCCTTCCTGTGGGCGGAGCGCGTGCCGCTGTTGCAGACGGTGGAGATTGCGGCCGGGGCCATGGTGTTCTCGCTGAGCATCGGGCTGCTGCTGGCGTTGATCATCGGGGCACGATTGCCGGGCTCGCGCGTGCTCTACGCGGCGCTGGTTACGTTGCGCTGTATTCCGGATTTAACCATGGCGATTTTGTTCGTGGTGCTGGTGGGCATCGGACCGGGCGCCGGGATGCTGGCCATTGCCGTCTACTACGGCGCTGCCATGGGAAAGGTCTGCGGAGATCTATTTGTTTCGGCTGATCCTGGGCCGGTGGAATCGCTCTCTTCCACCGGCGCCGGCGCGTTTACCGTGGCGTTTTACGGACAGCTTCCGCTGCGGCTGAAAGACCTGCTGACTTACGGCGCCTATGATTTTGAATGTGCCATGCGCGCCAGCGTGATTGTGGGCGCGGTGGGTGCAGGCGGGATCGGCACGGAGTTGGTGGGGACCATCAACAACATTGACTACCGCCATGCCACCACGCTCATCCTCATGCTGGTGGCGCTGATCGCAGTCTTTGACCTGGGTGCGTTCGCCGTGCGCAAGTATCCGCAGCTGTTGCTGCTCTTCCTGGCCGGCGGACTCTATTCTGCGTGGGATTGCCGTCCGCAGATGTTTGCCTGGTCGCATACTTTGGATGTCCTGCGGCGCATGTGGCCGCCAAAGCTTTCGATTGATCAAGTGCATGCTCTTCCGCAACTCATCGGGGAGACCCTGGCGATTGCCTTCGGCGGCACGGCGCTCGCCGTGCTTTTCGCGATTCCCCTCGGCGCAGCCGCGGCACGCAATCTTGCTCCCGCGTGGATGCACTTCCCCGTCCGGCGATTGTTGGAAGGTTTGCGCGCCATTCCTGAAGTGATCTGGGGACTGCTACTGGTCACCACCGCGGGCATCGGCCCCAAAGCCGGAGTCTTCGCCCTGGCGCTGCACAGCGCGGGAGTCTTCGGCAAGCTGTACGCCGAGTCCATTGAGAACGTGCAGTGGGAGCCGGTGATGGCCCTGGCCGCGACGGGCGGGCCGCGTGTGGCGATCGCCGGGTTTGGCCTGATGCCGCTGGCGTTTCCGCCCATGGCTATCCATACGCTGTTCCGGTTTGAATGGAATATTCGTGCGGCCACGATTGTCGGCATGATTGGCGCCGGCGGCATTGGAGGTGCGCTGTTCAACGCGCAACAGCAATTCTTTTATGATCAAATGCTCGCCTATCTGCTCATTACCTGGGTGCTGGTGATGCTGGCAGACTGGGCCAACGGGCAAGTGCGTAAACGCTGGAAAGTGACGGAAGGCCAAATATGA
- a CDS encoding hydroxyacid dehydrogenase, which yields MKARPKVVVTHRVHQPVKDLLGKECDVVANEEIEAWSRTKLLEVARDADGLLVFMPDLIDEALLAACPDLKVIAAALKGYDNIDVAACTRRGIWVTIVPDLLSSPTAELALTLTLGLTRNVLPGDRRVRSGEFHGWRPVLYGGGLVGRTVGVVGMGRLGQAFVRLLAGFNAKILYCDPVQLSPVQEAFLGVARATFDQLLEQSDVVVVLAPLTNSTLHMINAAALSKLKAGAYLVNVGRGSVVDEQAVAQALQAGRLAGYAADVFEMEDWARQDHPATVEPALIGDAQRTLFTPHLGSGVKAVRLEIELAAASSILTVLRGERPPDAINEPPSRSF from the coding sequence ATGAAAGCGCGCCCCAAAGTGGTGGTCACGCATCGCGTGCACCAGCCGGTGAAGGACCTGCTGGGCAAAGAGTGTGACGTGGTCGCCAATGAAGAGATTGAGGCCTGGTCGCGGACAAAACTTCTTGAAGTGGCGCGCGATGCCGACGGCCTTCTGGTCTTCATGCCTGACCTGATAGATGAAGCTCTTCTGGCGGCATGCCCTGACTTGAAAGTGATTGCCGCCGCACTGAAAGGCTATGACAACATTGACGTGGCGGCCTGCACGCGACGTGGCATATGGGTGACGATTGTGCCCGATTTGCTGTCGTCGCCCACGGCTGAGCTGGCGCTAACGCTTACGCTGGGTCTCACGCGTAACGTGCTGCCCGGCGATCGCCGCGTGCGCAGCGGTGAGTTTCACGGCTGGCGTCCCGTGCTGTATGGCGGCGGGCTGGTGGGCAGGACGGTGGGCGTCGTCGGCATGGGACGGCTCGGGCAAGCGTTTGTCCGGTTGCTCGCCGGCTTCAATGCCAAAATCCTTTATTGCGATCCTGTCCAGCTTTCGCCGGTGCAGGAAGCGTTTTTAGGCGTGGCGCGCGCAACGTTCGATCAGCTTCTTGAGCAGAGCGATGTTGTGGTGGTGCTGGCGCCGCTAACCAACTCCACCTTGCACATGATCAACGCGGCAGCGCTGAGCAAATTGAAAGCTGGTGCGTACCTGGTCAACGTCGGCCGAGGATCGGTGGTAGATGAACAAGCGGTTGCGCAGGCGCTTCAAGCAGGCCGCCTGGCGGGATATGCAGCCGACGTCTTTGAGATGGAAGATTGGGCGCGGCAGGACCATCCTGCAACCGTCGAGCCGGCGCTGATCGGCGACGCGCAGCGAACTCTGTTCACGCCGCATCTGGGCTCGGGGGTGAAAGCCGTTAGGCTGGAAATCGAACTGGCTGCGGCCAGCAGCATTCTTACAGTCCTGCGGGGCGAGCGGCCACCAGACGCCATCAATGAGCCGCCAAGCCGTTCATTCTAA
- the cysK gene encoding cysteine synthase A, with protein MRPPIAENITELVGETPMLHLRRMTPAGAADVFVKLEYLNPGGSVKDRAAIGMIQRAEAEGRLKPGATILEATAGNTGIGLALIGVNKGYRVVVCVPEKFAEEKVKIMRALGAEVIRTPEEAGMQGAIKKIKEVAATIPDSFTALQFENPANPDFHHDTTAAEIFAQMDGRLDAIVVGVGTGGTFSGLARYMKEKLPQVHTVAVETQGSVLQGGAPGPHKVEGIGSSFVPKTFDRSVCDEIIMVNDQDAFATVAQMARQEGILGGSSAGANVFAALQVARNLGKGKRVVTIIPDSAERYMSKDIFAGGV; from the coding sequence ATGCGGCCTCCAATTGCTGAGAACATTACCGAGTTAGTGGGTGAAACCCCGATGCTGCACCTGCGTCGCATGACGCCGGCGGGCGCGGCGGACGTGTTCGTCAAACTGGAGTACCTGAATCCGGGGGGCAGCGTGAAAGACCGCGCGGCCATAGGGATGATTCAGCGTGCTGAGGCCGAAGGCCGCCTGAAGCCGGGAGCCACCATCCTGGAAGCCACAGCCGGGAACACCGGCATCGGACTCGCCCTGATAGGCGTGAACAAGGGCTACCGCGTGGTGGTGTGCGTGCCGGAGAAATTCGCCGAAGAGAAAGTCAAGATCATGCGGGCCCTGGGCGCAGAGGTGATTCGCACACCGGAAGAAGCCGGCATGCAGGGCGCGATCAAGAAGATCAAGGAAGTCGCCGCCACCATCCCTGACAGCTTTACCGCACTGCAATTTGAAAACCCCGCCAATCCTGATTTTCACCATGACACTACGGCCGCGGAGATTTTTGCGCAGATGGACGGCCGTCTGGACGCGATCGTTGTCGGCGTAGGCACGGGCGGGACTTTTTCCGGCCTGGCCCGCTACATGAAAGAAAAGCTGCCGCAGGTGCACACTGTGGCGGTGGAAACCCAGGGGTCCGTGCTGCAAGGCGGCGCGCCGGGACCACACAAGGTGGAAGGCATTGGCAGCAGCTTTGTTCCCAAGACGTTTGACCGCAGTGTTTGCGACGAAATCATCATGGTCAATGACCAGGACGCCTTCGCCACGGTGGCCCAGATGGCCAGGCAGGAGGGCATCCTGGGCGGATCCAGCGCCGGCGCCAACGTCTTTGCCGCGCTGCAGGTGGCGCGCAATCTGGGCAAGGGCAAGCGCGTGGTGACCATTATTCCGGATTCGGCGGAGCGCTACATGTCGAAAGACATTTTTGCCGGCGGAGTGTAG
- a CDS encoding PLP-dependent aspartate aminotransferase family protein, with protein MAKKKITSGVERSDKKRIGFATTAIHVGQEPDPSTGAVTVPIFATSTYVQQGIGKHKGYEYARVSNPTRTRLETNLAALEGGTSAHVFASGMAATVAVTQCFLKQGDHLICGENVYGGVPRLFNQVLANYGVEFSYVDTSDANAVKRAMRWNTRLVWIETPTNPLMILTDIKEIARIAHAKGAELVVDNTFMSPYFQRPIEMGADMVMHSTTKFLNGHSDGLGGVIVATKPQHAEKLAFIQKAAGAILSPFECWLVLRGVKSLAVRMEKHDENGRAVAEFLRKHKKVKKVMYPGFKDHPQHALAKRQMRGFGSMITFETGSLSNAKKMLAKVRVCSLGESLGGVETLISHPSTMTHAALGIAGRKKIGLTDGMVRISVGIEDKEDIIADLDNALAAI; from the coding sequence ATGGCAAAGAAGAAAATCACAAGCGGTGTGGAGCGAAGCGACAAGAAGAGGATCGGCTTCGCGACGACCGCCATCCACGTGGGCCAGGAGCCTGATCCTTCCACCGGCGCGGTGACCGTCCCGATTTTTGCCACGTCCACTTACGTCCAGCAGGGAATCGGCAAGCATAAAGGATACGAGTACGCGCGCGTCTCCAATCCCACGCGGACACGGCTGGAAACCAATCTGGCGGCGCTGGAAGGTGGCACGTCAGCGCACGTGTTTGCCAGCGGCATGGCGGCGACCGTAGCCGTGACGCAGTGCTTCCTCAAGCAGGGCGACCATCTCATCTGCGGAGAAAATGTTTACGGCGGCGTTCCACGGCTGTTCAACCAGGTACTGGCCAATTACGGCGTGGAGTTCAGTTATGTGGACACGTCTGACGCCAACGCGGTGAAGAGAGCCATGCGCTGGAACACGCGGCTGGTCTGGATTGAAACGCCCACCAACCCGCTGATGATTTTGACCGACATCAAAGAGATTGCCCGCATCGCCCACGCCAAGGGCGCCGAGCTGGTGGTGGACAACACCTTCATGTCGCCGTACTTCCAGCGGCCCATCGAGATGGGCGCGGACATGGTGATGCATTCGACCACCAAGTTCCTCAACGGCCACAGCGACGGGCTGGGCGGCGTGATCGTGGCGACCAAGCCGCAGCACGCGGAGAAGCTGGCGTTCATACAGAAGGCTGCCGGGGCCATCCTGTCACCGTTTGAATGCTGGCTGGTGCTGCGCGGCGTTAAGTCGCTGGCGGTGCGTATGGAAAAGCACGACGAAAACGGCCGTGCAGTGGCGGAGTTCCTGCGCAAACACAAAAAAGTAAAGAAAGTCATGTATCCGGGATTCAAGGACCATCCGCAGCACGCGCTGGCCAAGCGGCAGATGAGGGGCTTCGGTTCGATGATCACTTTTGAGACCGGGTCGCTCAGCAACGCCAAAAAAATGCTGGCCAAGGTACGCGTGTGTTCGCTGGGCGAATCACTGGGCGGCGTGGAGACGCTGATCTCGCATCCCTCAACTATGACGCATGCCGCGCTGGGAATTGCCGGGCGGAAGAAGATTGGGCTGACCGACGGCATGGTGCGCATTTCCGTGGGGATTGAAGATAAGGAAGACATCATCGCCGACTTGGACAACGCTCTGGCGGCGATTTAG
- a CDS encoding divalent-cation tolerance protein CutA codes for MTPLSIVLTTAGSAEEAKKIARVLVDRRLASCVNIIPRIESVYRWQDKVETAEEWLLLIKTRADAFERVRDTIEELHSYELPECIMLEIEEGDKAYLDWIAKNTS; via the coding sequence ATGACCCCGTTAAGCATCGTACTCACGACCGCCGGTTCGGCGGAAGAAGCAAAAAAGATCGCACGCGTACTCGTGGATAGACGCTTGGCGAGCTGCGTGAACATTATTCCCAGGATTGAATCTGTGTATCGCTGGCAAGACAAAGTCGAGACCGCCGAAGAATGGCTCCTGCTGATCAAGACCCGGGCCGATGCGTTTGAGCGAGTACGTGACACCATCGAAGAATTGCATTCGTACGAGTTGCCGGAGTGCATCATGCTGGAGATCGAGGAAGGCGACAAAGCCTATCTGGATTGGATAGCGAAGAACACAAGTTGA
- a CDS encoding phosphoglucomutase/phosphomannomutase family protein, with amino-acid sequence MPVSSQQATQIKFGTSGWRAIIAEEFTVANVRRAVAGIARYVVSQKPSGARVIVGRDPRYMGERFVDIAAEILSSYGVQPLVIAEPAPTPAISYEVLRLKADGAINFTASHNPPEYSGIKFSTSDGAPALPEVTLAVEALVPAEAEPAASSPAKATPETVDPKPAYLARLKEIIDLPLIRKSGMKIVFDPFWGAARGYSDDLLREAQIPVATVHDTRDVLFGGHAPEPDGELLNDTRARMKAAGARLGIATDGDADRFGIVDQDGTFIQANYVIAVLFDYLVETRGWKNGVAKSVVTTNMINALAEHHKVELHETRVGFKYIGELIKQDKIAIGGEESAGLSIRYHVPEKDGILAGLLCCEAVARRNRSFQEQLRGLFGKVGSFYPQRANFSLTKELHEQFTKKLRVDPAAIGERKVKQVVRTDGMKLLFEDGSWICFRLSGTEPVVRAYSEARSVLDAEKLAAAAKDWIFS; translated from the coding sequence ATGCCTGTGTCTTCCCAACAAGCTACGCAAATAAAATTCGGCACCTCCGGCTGGCGCGCCATTATTGCGGAAGAATTCACGGTCGCCAACGTGCGCCGCGCGGTGGCGGGCATCGCCCGCTACGTGGTCTCCCAGAAGCCCTCCGGCGCGCGCGTGATTGTGGGCCGTGATCCGCGCTACATGGGAGAACGCTTTGTGGACATCGCCGCGGAAATCCTTTCGTCGTACGGCGTGCAGCCGCTGGTGATCGCCGAACCAGCGCCCACGCCGGCGATTTCCTACGAAGTATTGCGGCTGAAGGCTGACGGCGCCATCAACTTCACTGCGTCGCACAATCCTCCCGAATACAGCGGCATCAAGTTCTCGACCTCCGACGGCGCTCCGGCGCTCCCGGAGGTGACTCTCGCCGTGGAGGCGCTGGTTCCGGCGGAAGCTGAGCCGGCCGCGAGTTCGCCGGCCAAGGCGACGCCCGAAACGGTTGATCCCAAGCCAGCATATCTGGCGCGATTGAAAGAGATCATTGACCTGCCGCTGATACGCAAGTCAGGGATGAAAATTGTTTTCGATCCTTTTTGGGGCGCGGCCCGCGGATATTCTGACGACTTGCTGCGCGAAGCCCAGATTCCCGTGGCCACCGTGCATGACACACGCGACGTGCTTTTCGGCGGGCACGCTCCCGAGCCGGACGGCGAACTGCTCAACGACACACGCGCGCGGATGAAAGCTGCCGGCGCCCGCCTGGGCATCGCCACCGACGGCGACGCTGACCGCTTCGGCATCGTGGACCAGGACGGGACGTTCATCCAGGCCAACTACGTGATCGCGGTGCTGTTCGACTACTTGGTGGAGACGCGTGGCTGGAAGAACGGAGTTGCCAAATCGGTGGTCACCACCAACATGATCAACGCGCTGGCGGAGCACCACAAAGTCGAACTGCATGAGACCCGGGTGGGCTTCAAGTACATCGGCGAGTTGATCAAGCAGGATAAGATCGCCATCGGCGGCGAAGAAAGCGCGGGACTTTCCATCCGATATCACGTTCCGGAGAAAGACGGCATCCTGGCCGGGCTGCTGTGCTGTGAAGCGGTGGCGCGGCGCAATAGGTCATTTCAGGAGCAACTGCGCGGTTTATTTGGCAAAGTAGGTTCCTTTTACCCGCAACGAGCCAACTTCAGCTTGACGAAGGAACTCCATGAGCAGTTTACTAAGAAGTTAAGGGTTGATCCGGCGGCGATTGGCGAGCGCAAGGTGAAGCAGGTCGTCCGCACCGACGGCATGAAGCTGCTGTTCGAAGATGGATCGTGGATCTGCTTCCGCCTCTCCGGCACGGAGCCGGTGGTGCGAGCGTATTCTGAAGCCCGGTCCGTGCTGGACGCGGAAAAACTGGCCGCGGCCGCGAAAGACTGGATCTTTTCTTAG